A window of the Mannheimia granulomatis genome harbors these coding sequences:
- a CDS encoding YadA-like family protein, giving the protein MNKIFKVIWNQATMSWVAVSELQKAKGKVKSTSSASKGVLALVASAGVVLGASNAVAVVSIGSTANSYITTIASATGDKSIAIGVGSISTGNSTIAIGTGANATHRTNLTDPEDTSYLTNSIGEESLYGRGTNMALVPSISIGMGSTATSANAIALGTDTHATGNRATAFGAGAEAHGNRSTAVGWRNFANGTRSFAMGSGSTANADFSGAMGNKSIANGTSSLALGASAVTTTAATSALAIGNNANASSANATALGVNSKVGENLNKAVAVGSNSVARAGENVNSATVGSIAYSGFAGNSVVDVASGYKSRVFSVGDVGSERQIQNVAAGQISSTSTDAINGSQLYMAMKATDNLANSTKNILGGNAVVNPNGSVTYTNIGGTNKNTIEEALKAVKTEVVAGSNVNVAKTDGANGQPIYTVNAYNTTASSVSPTYITVTGKAATAANTTNYEIGLTQDAITQFTKDTQATVVSTDGTVKVTSANRNANGTLIYDLSVTPAVQGKQIEYFSVNSTVTGNKNNDGATGTNAIAIGPNAAAADQAAIALGTNSNANGNGAAALGVGAIAKGIQATALGHTANASANGATAIGRQTTAGEGDATAIGSNANASAEKASAIGVGTKATANAATAMGANSTASAQSALAIGTRATASGANATAVGPESVASAENALALGHHASTNLAGSVALGNYSTTREATPTNDATVGKISYSGFAGVNQNKNDVVSVGSAGKERQIQNVAAGQISATSTDAINGSQLYMAMNATNNLANSTASNFGGGSVVNPDGSVTQPKYNVTNADKTQYGNTANNVGDAITNLNSYVNQGFHVKDNAGTNKGTVTPNEAVQFVNGKGTVSNVTAEADGVTKVTFDVDTGSITVDNTTGAVTTPADENKVATTKTVADAIKNSGFTATSSKSEGEVSGTSAELVNPGDTVTFDAGKNIKVTQTGGKFSFATKDDVTFSSVTSNTITVPTGTNGNDKPITITKDGIDAAGKPITNVSSNLPVTNSTGDATNTASQAKPADVNNIKNNAATVDDVLNAGWNLQENSTAKDFVKAYDTVNFVDGKGTKANVTMKSDNTIADVTFNVDTTTIAVDETTGKVTPPANDDNKIATAKTVADAISKSGFTAKANSDAGELINPGDVVDLKNGKNITVTRDGANFTFATKDDVTFNSVTFGDNGPKITNNGGNINVAGNDGNPTKITGVKAGENDTDAVNMSQLKQLAAASKESVVSADKSVTVTPTKKDDGSTEFDVAVNVDNETITKDPATGAVKANTTTLNDGNKDGKVDAPNADDAKKLVNAGDITNAINNSGWKAKSGGNKAEGDEAASELINPGDEVEFNAGTNLKVKRVGTVFTFETAQDVKFNTIQIGDNGPKITNEGNNIKIGDKDGNATKITNVANGTAPTDAVNVSQLEAAKAAATTKVEGTQGVTVTPADNPDGSKTYTVAAKTDGTTVKVDDNGNITAVTSGLTNNNNGAVAAPTAPDALVTTKTVADAINNAGFIAKASASAGEVSGNKDQLIKTGETVTLDAGKNIKITQEDGKFTFATKDDVNFNSVTSNTIKVPTDENNPDNNPITINKDGINAGNKTISNVAGNLADASTANKQPDANSAANLADKKNNAATVGDVLNAGWNLQGNGQAVDTVVHNDTVDFVNGKGTVVTVKNENGKNIIKVDSPLEFVNTDPNDKSTPSNTAKLTGDAPVQLTNVASGVRKDDGTSLTGKDLADAIKNATGNTLNNAVNVGDLQAAVNAATTKVEGDKGVTVTSKTNDDGSTTYTVAAKTDNKTVTVDKDGNIAAVTSDLANNNNGTVAAPTAPDALVTAKTVADAINNAGFIAKASASAGEVSGNKDQLIKTGETVTLDAGKNIKITQEDGKFTFATKDDVNFNSVTSNTITVPTDTANPANNPITINKDGINAGNKTISNVAGNLADASVAKEQPAANSPESLTNKKNNAATVGDVLNAGWNLQGNGQAVDTVVHNDTVNFVNGKGTVVTVENKDGKNIIKVDSPLEFVNKDSNDTSTPSNTAKLTGDAPVQLTNIASGVRKDDGTAPTGKELADAIKNAEGDTLSNAVNVGDLQAAAKASATEVTASGLATLSTRTGENGQAIYNVDVAKADAPTVTRGNVSVKAGDENKVMTAGDIAAAITGSEKTSSVKAGSKAVTVNAAAEDANGNTEYTVDVATDKTIARDGEGKLTVNVDNTTITTDPNTGEVKANTTTYAPTKDGKVGNAEAPDALVSAKTVADAINASGFTLKTSANGGSKISGSDEMINPGETIDMTAGKNLTVKQEANGKVTYATKDDVTFNTVNSTTVVVGDATDPAKSTTLTSGNKGLDVGGDKITNVANGDISPVSTDVINGSQLNNYTKVNGNNIGTDNGAINIVNGAGTTVTSDKAGEIKVNVNNTDLTVADNGTINVQDPNGTGAHYVNATTVAKAVNNVSWNVGSGEVEGTNGKSTYTANADSKVKAGETMKVRAGRNIEISGKGKEVDIAVSDNPEFTSVKTGDTVMNNNGVTINNGSAGKSVSLTKNGLDNGGNRITNVKAGEADTDAVNVGQLKGTVNHLNNKINRNNREARAGIAGSNAAAALPQVYIPGKSMVAAAGGTFKGENALAVGYSRSSDNGKLILKLQGNANSRGDIGGGVGVGYQW; this is encoded by the coding sequence ATGAATAAAATTTTTAAGGTTATTTGGAATCAGGCAACGATGAGTTGGGTTGCTGTGTCCGAATTACAAAAGGCGAAGGGTAAAGTTAAGTCAACAAGCTCTGCAAGTAAAGGGGTATTAGCTTTAGTAGCTAGTGCTGGTGTTGTATTAGGTGCAAGTAATGCTGTAGCTGTAGTATCTATAGGTTCAACTGCAAATTCCTATATCACAACGATAGCAAGTGCAACAGGCGATAAGTCAATTGCAATTGGTGTAGGCTCAATATCTACAGGTAACTCTACTATTGCAATTGGCACAGGAGCTAATGCAACACATAGAACCAATTTGACAGATCCTGAAGATACATCTTATCTAACTAACTCAATTGGCGAAGAAAGTTTGTATGGGCGTGGAACTAATATGGCGTTAGTACCTTCAATTTCGATTGGTATGGGATCTACTGCAACATCAGCAAATGCTATAGCATTAGGAACAGATACTCATGCGACAGGTAACCGAGCAACTGCTTTTGGTGCTGGTGCAGAGGCTCATGGTAACCGTTCAACTGCTGTGGGTTGGAGAAATTTTGCAAATGGTACGCGTTCATTCGCAATGGGTTCAGGCTCAACGGCAAATGCTGATTTCTCTGGTGCAATGGGAAATAAATCAATTGCAAATGGTACAAGTTCATTAGCCCTTGGTGCAAGTGCTGTAACCACGACAGCAGCTACGAGTGCTTTAGCTATTGGTAATAATGCTAATGCTTCGAGTGCAAATGCAACAGCATTAGGTGTTAATAGTAAGGTAGGTGAGAATTTAAACAAAGCTGTGGCAGTTGGTTCAAATTCTGTTGCTAGAGCTGGGGAAAATGTAAATTCGGCAACGGTTGGTAGTATTGCTTATAGTGGATTTGCCGGTAATAGTGTTGTAGATGTAGCTTCAGGATATAAAAGCCGAGTGTTTTCTGTAGGGGATGTAGGTAGTGAACGCCAAATCCAAAATGTAGCGGCAGGTCAGATTTCTTCTACTTCAACTGATGCTATTAACGGTTCTCAGCTTTATATGGCAATGAAAGCGACAGATAACCTTGCAAACTCAACTAAAAATATTTTAGGCGGTAATGCTGTCGTAAATCCGAATGGTTCTGTTACTTATACTAATATCGGCGGTACGAATAAAAATACGATTGAAGAAGCATTAAAAGCTGTGAAAACGGAAGTAGTTGCCGGTTCTAACGTAAATGTAGCTAAAACTGATGGCGCAAATGGTCAACCAATTTACACAGTAAATGCCTATAACACTACCGCGAGTTCTGTTTCTCCAACTTACATCACAGTAACAGGTAAAGCAGCAACAGCGGCCAATACAACGAATTATGAAATTGGCTTAACACAAGATGCAATTACACAATTTACGAAAGATACTCAAGCTACTGTAGTTTCAACTGACGGTACAGTAAAAGTAACGAGTGCAAATAGAAATGCAAATGGTACTTTGATTTACGATCTTTCTGTTACCCCGGCAGTACAAGGTAAGCAAATTGAATATTTCTCAGTAAATTCAACTGTTACAGGTAATAAAAACAATGATGGCGCTACAGGGACAAATGCAATTGCTATTGGTCCGAATGCTGCCGCTGCAGATCAGGCTGCAATTGCATTAGGTACGAACTCTAATGCTAACGGCAATGGTGCTGCTGCGTTAGGTGTAGGTGCTATTGCAAAAGGTATTCAAGCTACGGCACTTGGACATACTGCAAATGCTTCTGCAAATGGTGCAACTGCGATTGGTCGTCAAACAACAGCCGGTGAAGGAGATGCAACAGCCATTGGTTCAAATGCCAATGCTTCTGCTGAAAAAGCTTCTGCAATCGGTGTAGGTACAAAAGCAACTGCTAATGCTGCAACTGCCATGGGTGCAAATTCAACTGCATCAGCACAATCTGCATTAGCAATTGGTACGCGTGCTACGGCAAGCGGTGCAAATGCAACTGCTGTTGGCCCGGAATCGGTAGCAAGTGCAGAGAATGCGTTAGCTTTAGGCCATCATGCGAGTACAAACTTGGCAGGTTCTGTTGCGTTGGGTAATTACTCAACAACACGTGAAGCAACGCCAACCAATGATGCAACAGTCGGCAAAATCAGCTATTCCGGTTTTGCAGGTGTGAACCAAAATAAAAATGATGTTGTTTCTGTAGGTTCTGCAGGAAAAGAACGCCAAATCCAAAATGTGGCAGCAGGTCAGATTTCTGCAACATCAACAGATGCAATTAACGGTTCACAACTTTATATGGCTATGAATGCAACCAATAATCTTGCAAATTCAACTGCAAGTAATTTTGGTGGTGGTTCAGTGGTAAATCCGGACGGTTCTGTTACTCAACCAAAATATAATGTTACAAATGCAGACAAAACCCAATATGGTAATACAGCAAATAATGTTGGTGATGCTATTACCAACTTAAACAGTTATGTAAACCAAGGTTTCCATGTTAAGGATAATGCAGGTACAAATAAAGGCACGGTAACACCTAATGAAGCTGTACAATTTGTAAACGGTAAAGGTACTGTTTCAAATGTAACAGCAGAAGCTGATGGTGTAACTAAAGTCACTTTTGATGTAGATACCGGCTCAATTACTGTTGATAACACGACCGGTGCAGTAACAACGCCGGCAGATGAAAATAAAGTGGCAACCACAAAAACTGTTGCAGATGCAATCAAAAATTCAGGCTTTACCGCAACATCAAGCAAAAGCGAAGGCGAAGTATCAGGTACTTCAGCAGAGCTTGTTAATCCGGGCGATACTGTGACTTTCGATGCAGGTAAAAATATCAAAGTTACTCAAACAGGCGGTAAGTTCAGCTTTGCGACCAAAGATGATGTTACGTTCAGTAGTGTAACATCGAACACTATTACTGTGCCTACAGGTACAAATGGTAACGATAAGCCAATTACGATCACAAAAGACGGCATTGATGCAGCGGGTAAGCCAATTACTAATGTATCAAGCAACTTACCTGTTACAAATAGCACAGGTGATGCAACGAATACAGCATCACAAGCGAAGCCGGCAGATGTAAATAACATCAAAAACAATGCAGCAACAGTTGATGATGTGTTAAATGCAGGCTGGAACTTACAAGAAAACAGTACAGCAAAAGACTTTGTTAAGGCTTACGACACAGTAAACTTTGTAGATGGCAAAGGTACAAAAGCAAATGTGACAATGAAGTCTGACAATACAATTGCAGATGTTACCTTTAATGTTGATACTACAACGATTGCTGTAGATGAAACAACAGGTAAAGTAACACCTCCTGCGAATGATGACAATAAAATTGCGACAGCAAAAACAGTTGCTGATGCAATTAGCAAGTCAGGTTTTACAGCAAAAGCAAATAGCGATGCTGGTGAGTTAATTAATCCGGGTGATGTAGTTGATTTAAAAAATGGTAAGAACATTACAGTTACTCGTGATGGCGCAAACTTCACATTCGCAACCAAAGATGATGTAACTTTCAACAGTGTAACTTTTGGTGACAATGGCCCTAAGATCACTAACAACGGCGGGAACATCAATGTGGCTGGTAATGATGGTAACCCAACTAAGATCACTGGTGTGAAAGCAGGTGAAAACGATACTGATGCTGTTAATATGAGTCAGTTAAAACAGCTTGCTGCTGCCTCTAAAGAAAGCGTTGTGTCAGCAGATAAATCTGTAACTGTTACACCAACTAAGAAGGATGATGGTTCAACAGAATTTGATGTTGCTGTAAATGTTGATAATGAAACCATTACTAAAGATCCGGCAACCGGTGCAGTAAAAGCAAATACCACGACTCTGAATGATGGAAATAAAGATGGTAAGGTTGATGCACCAAATGCTGATGATGCGAAGAAATTGGTTAATGCAGGCGATATTACCAATGCAATTAATAATTCCGGTTGGAAAGCGAAATCCGGCGGTAATAAAGCAGAAGGTGATGAAGCTGCTTCTGAATTAATCAATCCGGGTGATGAAGTTGAGTTTAATGCAGGCACTAACTTAAAAGTTAAACGTGTTGGCACAGTCTTTACCTTTGAAACAGCACAAGATGTGAAATTTAACACTATTCAAATTGGTGACAATGGTCCGAAGATCACGAATGAAGGTAATAATATCAAAATTGGTGATAAAGACGGCAATGCAACTAAGATTACTAATGTAGCAAATGGTACTGCTCCAACAGATGCAGTAAACGTAAGCCAGTTGGAAGCAGCTAAAGCAGCAGCCACAACGAAAGTTGAAGGTACTCAAGGTGTAACGGTAACACCGGCGGACAATCCAGACGGTTCAAAAACTTACACAGTTGCAGCGAAAACTGATGGTACAACAGTAAAAGTTGATGATAATGGCAATATCACGGCAGTAACAAGCGGCTTAACCAACAATAATAATGGTGCAGTTGCAGCGCCAACTGCACCTGATGCTTTAGTCACTACAAAAACAGTTGCAGATGCAATTAACAATGCAGGCTTTATTGCAAAAGCATCAGCAAGTGCAGGTGAAGTGTCGGGTAATAAAGATCAGCTGATTAAAACAGGTGAAACAGTTACTTTAGATGCAGGTAAAAATATCAAAATCACGCAAGAAGATGGTAAGTTTACTTTTGCAACTAAAGATGATGTAAACTTCAACAGCGTAACATCTAACACTATCAAAGTGCCAACCGATGAGAATAATCCGGATAACAACCCGATTACTATCAATAAAGACGGTATTAATGCAGGTAACAAAACGATTAGTAATGTGGCAGGCAATTTAGCAGATGCAAGCACAGCTAACAAACAGCCTGATGCAAACAGTGCTGCTAACTTAGCAGATAAGAAAAACAACGCAGCTACAGTAGGTGATGTGTTGAATGCGGGCTGGAACTTGCAAGGTAACGGTCAAGCTGTAGACACGGTTGTACACAACGATACAGTGGACTTTGTAAACGGTAAGGGTACTGTAGTAACAGTGAAAAACGAGAATGGCAAAAACATCATTAAGGTGGATAGCCCGCTTGAGTTTGTAAACACCGACCCTAATGATAAGTCAACCCCGAGCAATACAGCGAAATTAACAGGCGATGCGCCGGTACAATTAACCAATGTTGCAAGTGGTGTACGTAAAGACGATGGTACCTCGCTAACAGGTAAAGATCTAGCTGATGCAATTAAAAATGCAACAGGCAATACGTTAAACAACGCGGTGAATGTAGGTGATTTACAAGCGGCAGTCAATGCCGCAACAACCAAGGTTGAAGGTGACAAAGGTGTAACAGTGACATCTAAAACCAATGATGATGGTTCAACTACTTACACAGTTGCAGCGAAGACTGATAATAAGACTGTTACAGTTGATAAGGATGGCAATATCGCAGCAGTGACAAGCGACTTAGCCAACAATAATAATGGTACAGTTGCAGCGCCAACCGCACCTGATGCCTTAGTCACGGCAAAAACAGTTGCAGATGCAATTAACAATGCAGGCTTTATTGCAAAAGCATCGGCAAGTGCAGGTGAAGTATCGGGCAATAAAGATCAGCTGATTAAAACAGGTGAAACAGTTACTTTAGATGCAGGTAAAAATATCAAAATCACGCAAGAAGATGGTAAGTTTACTTTTGCAACTAAAGATGATGTGAACTTCAACAGCGTAACATCTAACACTATCACAGTACCGACTGATACGGCGAATCCGGCTAATAACCCGATTACTATCAATAAAGACGGTATTAATGCAGGTAACAAAACAATTAGTAATGTGGCAGGCAATTTAGCAGATGCAAGCGTAGCTAAAGAGCAACCGGCAGCTAATAGCCCAGAAAGCTTAACTAATAAGAAAAACAACGCAGCTACAGTAGGTGATGTGTTGAATGCGGGCTGGAACTTACAAGGTAACGGTCAAGCTGTAGACACGGTTGTACACAACGATACAGTGAACTTTGTAAATGGTAAGGGAACCGTTGTTACTGTAGAGAATAAAGACGGTAAAAACATCATTAAGGTAGATAGCCCGCTTGAGTTTGTAAACAAAGATTCAAATGATACGTCAACCCCGAGTAATACAGCGAAATTAACAGGCGATGCGCCGGTACAGTTAACCAATATTGCAAGTGGTGTACGTAAAGACGATGGTACAGCTCCAACGGGTAAAGAGTTAGCCGATGCAATTAAAAATGCAGAAGGTGATACTTTAAGCAATGCAGTAAATGTCGGTGATTTACAGGCAGCGGCGAAAGCATCAGCAACAGAGGTGACAGCATCAGGTTTAGCGACACTGAGCACCAGAACAGGTGAAAATGGTCAAGCTATTTACAATGTAGATGTAGCTAAAGCAGATGCGCCAACGGTTACTCGTGGTAACGTAAGTGTTAAAGCTGGCGATGAAAATAAAGTGATGACGGCAGGTGATATTGCTGCGGCTATCACAGGTTCTGAAAAAACTTCATCGGTGAAGGCAGGGTCTAAAGCGGTAACTGTAAATGCTGCAGCTGAAGATGCTAACGGCAATACTGAATACACAGTTGATGTTGCAACGGATAAAACGATAGCACGTGATGGTGAAGGTAAACTGACTGTAAATGTAGATAATACTACGATTACAACAGATCCAAATACTGGCGAAGTTAAAGCAAATACCACGACTTATGCACCAACAAAAGATGGTAAAGTGGGTAATGCTGAAGCTCCAGATGCATTAGTGAGTGCGAAGACAGTTGCAGATGCAATTAATGCTTCAGGCTTTACCTTAAAAACATCAGCAAATGGTGGTAGCAAAATCTCTGGTTCAGATGAGATGATCAATCCGGGTGAAACCATTGATATGACCGCAGGTAAAAACCTAACCGTGAAGCAAGAAGCTAACGGTAAAGTCACTTACGCAACCAAAGATGATGTGACCTTCAACACAGTGAACTCAACGACAGTGGTAGTGGGTGATGCAACAGACCCTGCGAAAAGCACAACCTTAACATCAGGCAATAAAGGCTTAGATGTAGGCGGTGATAAGATTACCAATGTAGCAAACGGCGATATTAGCCCGGTGAGCACAGATGTAATTAACGGTTCACAGTTAAACAACTACACCAAAGTAAACGGTAACAACATTGGCACGGATAACGGTGCGATTAATATTGTCAACGGTGCCGGAACGACGGTAACGAGCGATAAAGCAGGTGAAATTAAAGTTAATGTGAATAACACTGACTTGACGGTAGCGGATAATGGCACAATCAATGTTCAAGACCCGAACGGCACAGGTGCTCACTATGTCAATGCAACAACGGTTGCAAAAGCAGTGAACAATGTAAGCTGGAATGTGGGTTCTGGTGAGGTTGAAGGTACTAATGGTAAATCGACTTATACGGCAAACGCAGATAGCAAAGTAAAAGCAGGCGAAACAATGAAAGTAAGAGCCGGTCGTAACATTGAGATTAGCGGTAAAGGTAAGGAAGTTGATATTGCGGTATCAGATAATCCTGAATTTACTAGCGTGAAAACTGGTGACACAGTCATGAATAACAACGGTGTAACCATCAACAATGGATCTGCAGGTAAGTCTGTTAGCTTAACTAAAAATGGTTTAGATAACGGCGGTAATCGTATTACTAACGTTAAAGCCGGTGAAGCAGATACTGATGCAGTGAATGTTGGTCAGTTGAAAGGTACTGTTAATCACTTGAACAACAAGATTAACCGTAACAACCGTGAAGCGCGAGCAGGGATTGCCGGTTCAAATGCGGCAGCTGCATTACCACAGGTTTACATTCCGGGTAAATCAATGGTAGCAGCCGCAGGTGGTACTTTCAAAGGTGAAAACGCACTTGCAGTAGGTTATTCACGCTCAAGCGATAACGGCAAACTTATCTTGAAATTACAAGGTAATGCAAACAGCCGTGGTGACATCGGTGGTGGTGTAGGCGTAGGATACCAATGGTAA
- a CDS encoding virulence RhuM family protein, with product MSDLIIYNTEDGKSNVALLVVENEAWLTQNQLAELFNTSVPNITIHIKNILKDKELDEYSVIKDYLITAQDGKKYQVKHYSLEMILAIGFRVRSPRAVQFRKWANSTLRSYLEKGFLVDTERLKNPQGRLDYFDELLEQIREIRASELRFYQKIRELFKLSSDYDKTDKNTQMFFAETQNKLIYAITNQTAAELICQRADSARANMGLTSWKGKVVRKGDIITAKNYLDNNELDSLNRLVMIFLESAELRVKNNQDLTLGFWRRNVDALIEFNGFPVLENAGSITHKQMEIFANEQYKKFDTNRKHLKQQEADLEDLRDLEQLENKLKK from the coding sequence ATGAGCGATTTGATTATTTATAACACTGAAGACGGGAAAAGTAACGTAGCATTATTAGTGGTAGAAAATGAAGCTTGGCTGACACAAAATCAGCTTGCTGAACTTTTTAACACCTCTGTACCAAATATAACCATTCACATTAAAAATATCTTAAAAGACAAAGAGTTAGATGAATATTCAGTTATTAAGGATTATTTAATAACTGCTCAAGATGGTAAAAAGTATCAAGTAAAACACTACTCGCTTGAAATGATCTTGGCCATTGGTTTTCGCGTACGTAGTCCAAGAGCAGTTCAGTTTAGAAAATGGGCAAATAGCACTTTGCGTTCTTATCTTGAAAAAGGTTTTCTAGTTGATACTGAACGTTTGAAAAATCCTCAGGGACGCTTAGATTACTTTGATGAATTACTTGAACAAATACGTGAAATTCGGGCAAGTGAACTGCGTTTCTATCAAAAAATAAGAGAACTTTTTAAACTCTCTAGTGATTACGATAAGACCGATAAAAATACCCAAATGTTTTTTGCGGAAACACAAAATAAACTTATTTATGCAATTACCAACCAAACGGCTGCTGAGTTAATTTGCCAACGTGCTGATTCTGCTAGAGCTAATATGGGATTAACGAGTTGGAAAGGAAAGGTAGTACGTAAAGGAGATATTATTACAGCGAAAAATTACTTAGATAACAATGAATTAGATTCTTTAAATCGTTTGGTAATGATTTTCCTTGAGAGTGCAGAATTGAGAGTGAAAAATAATCAAGACTTGACTTTAGGTTTCTGGCGAAGAAATGTGGATGCACTAATTGAATTTAACGGTTTTCCTGTATTGGAAAACGCTGGTTCAATCACTCACAAGCAAATGGAAATTTTTGCTAACGAGCAATATAAGAAATTTGATACTAATCGTAAACATCTTAAACAGCAGGAAGCAGATTTGGAAGATCTGAGGGATTTAGAGCAATTAGAGAATAAATTGAAGAAATAG
- the mpl gene encoding UDP-N-acetylmuramate:L-alanyl-gamma-D-glutamyl-meso-diaminopimelate ligase yields MKKHIHILGICGTFMGGIAMIARELGYKVTGSDTNVYPPMSTFLESHGIEIIPNYDVAQLQPVPDLVVIGNAMSRGNPCVEYVLDNQLNYTSGPQWLHDHLLKDRWVLAVSGTHGKTTTTGMLAWILDQNGIDTGFLIGGVAGNFGISARAGNSKFFVIEADEYDSAFFDKRSKFVHYTPKTLIINNMEFDHADIFDDLKAIQRQFHHLVRTMPKSGCILSAIADENVQNTLKMGSYSQLQFIGEDNEWFAKPLIADCSKFEVFHLGEKKGEVHWSVIGKHNMHNALMAIAAAHHAGVEVKSACQSLGTFINANRRLEVKGEVNGITVYDDFAHHPTAIEATIDALRGKVGKNQRILAVLEPRSNTMKMGVHKEEIAPSLHDAEAVFVYQPDIIAWSVSEITNALSQPAYWSANIDDLVALIVKESKPTDHILVMSNGAFGGIHNKILTKLADK; encoded by the coding sequence ATGAAAAAACATATCCATATTTTAGGAATTTGTGGCACTTTTATGGGCGGAATTGCAATGATTGCCCGCGAGTTAGGCTACAAAGTGACAGGTTCAGACACCAATGTTTACCCGCCGATGAGCACTTTTTTAGAATCTCACGGTATTGAAATTATCCCAAATTACGATGTTGCTCAGTTGCAACCGGTACCAGATTTGGTTGTAATCGGCAATGCGATGAGTCGTGGTAACCCTTGCGTTGAATATGTATTGGATAACCAACTGAATTACACTTCCGGCCCACAATGGCTACATGATCATCTTCTTAAAGATCGCTGGGTGTTGGCGGTTTCCGGTACACACGGCAAAACCACAACCACAGGAATGTTAGCGTGGATTCTAGATCAAAACGGTATTGATACCGGCTTTTTAATTGGTGGCGTGGCGGGCAATTTCGGCATTTCCGCACGAGCTGGCAATAGCAAATTCTTTGTGATTGAAGCAGACGAATACGATTCTGCCTTTTTTGATAAGCGCTCAAAATTTGTGCATTACACGCCAAAAACCTTAATTATCAATAATATGGAGTTTGACCATGCTGATATTTTTGATGATTTAAAAGCGATTCAACGCCAGTTCCACCATTTAGTTCGTACTATGCCGAAAAGTGGCTGCATTTTATCGGCAATCGCTGATGAAAATGTACAAAATACCCTAAAAATGGGCAGCTACAGTCAATTGCAATTTATCGGTGAGGATAACGAATGGTTTGCGAAACCTTTAATTGCAGATTGTTCAAAATTTGAAGTCTTTCACTTAGGTGAAAAAAAAGGCGAAGTACATTGGTCGGTTATTGGAAAACATAATATGCACAATGCGCTGATGGCGATTGCCGCCGCTCACCACGCTGGTGTTGAGGTAAAAAGTGCTTGCCAATCATTAGGGACCTTTATTAATGCTAACCGCCGTTTGGAAGTGAAAGGTGAAGTAAACGGCATTACTGTTTATGATGATTTCGCCCATCATCCAACCGCAATTGAAGCGACTATTGATGCTTTACGTGGTAAAGTCGGTAAAAATCAACGAATTCTTGCAGTGTTAGAGCCTCGATCAAATACGATGAAAATGGGCGTTCACAAAGAAGAGATTGCACCAAGCCTGCACGATGCTGAAGCCGTATTTGTTTACCAACCTGATATCATTGCTTGGAGTGTGAGTGAGATAACCAATGCATTATCTCAACCGGCTTACTGGTCTGCAAATATTGATGATTTAGTTGCATTAATTGTCAAAGAATCCAAACCAACCGATCATATTTTAGTGATGAGTAATGGGGCTTTTGGGGGCATTCATAATAAGATCCTAACCAAATTAGCAGATAAATAG
- a CDS encoding VacJ family lipoprotein codes for MKLASIKQIFVLLSIAVLTACSSSINPETGVREDPLEGFNRAMWKVNYEYFDPYVLKPVAKGWKEYVPSPIKTGLTNVANNLDEPVSFVNRLIEGEGKKAMVHFNRFWINTVFGLGGLIDWASLDDGLRLNNGQRTLGESLGANGVSSGSYIMVPAYGATTPRQAIGSAVETGYSVLTYVGAPWSIAKFVVQGVDTRSKLLEQDALLEQAQDPYVTFREAYFQNLEFKVKDGNVEQNQQEQLSEEELKNID; via the coding sequence ATGAAATTAGCATCAATCAAGCAGATTTTTGTTCTGCTCAGCATTGCGGTGTTAACCGCTTGCTCTTCAAGCATTAACCCAGAAACCGGTGTGCGGGAGGATCCTCTCGAAGGTTTTAACCGTGCTATGTGGAAAGTCAATTACGAATATTTTGACCCCTATGTTTTAAAGCCAGTGGCAAAAGGTTGGAAAGAGTATGTACCAAGCCCGATTAAAACAGGTTTAACCAATGTTGCTAACAACCTTGATGAGCCGGTGAGCTTTGTAAACCGATTAATTGAAGGTGAAGGAAAGAAAGCAATGGTTCACTTTAACCGTTTTTGGATCAACACAGTTTTTGGTTTAGGCGGTTTAATTGACTGGGCAAGCTTAGACGATGGCTTACGTTTGAACAACGGGCAACGAACTCTTGGCGAAAGCTTAGGCGCAAACGGTGTTTCTTCCGGCTCTTATATTATGGTACCGGCTTATGGCGCAACTACACCTCGCCAAGCGATTGGTAGCGCGGTAGAAACCGGCTATTCGGTGCTCACCTATGTAGGCGCCCCTTGGTCAATTGCAAAATTTGTGGTGCAAGGTGTTGATACACGTTCTAAATTATTAGAGCAAGATGCGTTATTAGAACAAGCACAAGATCCTTATGTTACTTTCCGTGAAGCTTATTTCCAAAACTTGGAATTTAAGGTAAAAGACGGTAATGTTGAACAAAACCAGCAAGAGCAACTTTCAGAAGAAGAACTGAAAAATATTGATTAA